The following coding sequences are from one Mycolicibacterium aichiense window:
- a CDS encoding LLM class F420-dependent oxidoreductase: MTHPVRVAVQIQPADTPDYATWRRAVLHAEDIGVDVIFGYDHFHAPFISSIADAKPVLAATQPDVNNFEGWTALASWGEITTRAELGLLVSGMGYRNPDLLADMARTVDHISGGRAILGVGAGWYEKDYTTYGFDFGTVKSRADAFDEGLLRIERRFGLLQPAPLRKIPILIGGSGPKRTLPAVARHADIWHTFLPLDSYREASARVAELAAGFGRADSDIERSTFWTDPRSADDYLAAGATLFHTEVRASAGRYDLSTVEKMVDWRDGIR, encoded by the coding sequence ATGACCCATCCCGTGCGCGTCGCCGTGCAGATTCAGCCCGCCGACACTCCTGACTACGCCACCTGGCGGCGTGCCGTTCTGCACGCCGAGGACATCGGCGTCGACGTCATCTTCGGCTACGACCACTTCCACGCACCGTTCATCTCCTCGATCGCCGACGCGAAACCGGTGCTGGCGGCCACGCAGCCGGATGTCAACAACTTCGAGGGCTGGACGGCACTGGCCTCCTGGGGTGAGATCACCACCCGGGCCGAGCTCGGGCTGCTGGTGTCCGGGATGGGCTACCGCAATCCGGACCTGCTCGCCGACATGGCCCGCACCGTCGATCACATCAGCGGTGGGCGCGCCATCCTCGGCGTCGGCGCCGGCTGGTATGAGAAGGACTACACCACATACGGTTTCGACTTCGGGACCGTCAAGTCCCGGGCGGACGCCTTCGACGAGGGTCTGCTGCGCATCGAGCGGCGGTTCGGCCTGCTGCAGCCGGCGCCGCTGCGCAAGATCCCGATCCTGATCGGCGGATCCGGCCCCAAGCGCACGCTGCCCGCCGTCGCACGCCACGCCGACATCTGGCACACCTTCCTGCCGCTGGACTCGTACCGGGAGGCCAGTGCCCGCGTCGCCGAGCTGGCCGCCGGCTTCGGGCGCGCCGACAGCGATATCGAGCGCTCGACGTTCTGGACCGATCCGCGGTCGGCGGACGATTATCTGGCCGCCGGTGCGACGTTGTTCCACACCGAGGTCCGCGCATCGGCCGGCAGATACGACCTGAGCACGGTCGAGAAGATGGTCGACTGGCGCGACGGCATACGCTGA
- a CDS encoding nucleoside deaminase codes for MALDDQDLRRLGRCVELARTALNAGDEPFGSILVDADGTVLFEDHNHVAGGDATAHPELAIAQWAAANLSPDQRARATVYTSGEHCPMCAAAHAWVGLGRIVFAVAGAQLAEWLTDWQVPLPPVATLPITAVAPRLPVDGPAPEYRDEMVALYAAKFAP; via the coding sequence GTGGCGCTCGACGACCAGGACCTCCGGCGGCTCGGCCGCTGCGTCGAACTTGCCCGCACAGCGCTGAACGCCGGAGACGAGCCGTTCGGCTCCATCCTGGTCGACGCCGACGGCACGGTCCTGTTCGAGGACCACAATCACGTCGCGGGCGGCGACGCCACCGCCCACCCCGAACTCGCGATCGCACAGTGGGCCGCCGCCAACCTCTCCCCTGACCAGCGGGCCCGCGCCACCGTCTACACCTCCGGCGAACACTGCCCGATGTGCGCGGCCGCGCACGCCTGGGTTGGCTTGGGCCGCATCGTGTTTGCCGTCGCAGGTGCCCAGCTGGCCGAATGGCTCACCGACTGGCAGGTGCCACTGCCGCCGGTGGCCACCCTGCCGATCACCGCGGTCGCCCCGCGGCTGCCGGTCGACGGCCCAGCCCCTGAGTACCGCGACGAGATGGTGGCCCTCTACGCCGCGAAGTTCGCGCCATGA
- a CDS encoding DUF72 domain-containing protein, protein MTVRIGTSGWSYDHWESVLYRPGLPAAKRLARYAEVFDTVELNASFYRWPKDATFAGWHTRLPDGFTMTVKTHRGLSHYRRLNNPEPWIDRLERCQRALGDTREAVLVQLHPDLERDDARLAHFLSLIPDWIRVALEMRHPSWDDPRVYELLERHHAAYVVISGPGMPCVLRATTDLVYVRMHGPDSAPIYAGDYTEADLNWWADRIREWQDQHRRVLVYFNNDGQGHAVWNALRLRELLGG, encoded by the coding sequence GTGACCGTCCGGATCGGCACCTCCGGGTGGTCCTACGACCACTGGGAATCGGTGCTGTACCGCCCGGGACTTCCGGCGGCCAAGCGGCTCGCCCGCTACGCCGAGGTGTTCGATACCGTCGAACTCAACGCCAGCTTCTACCGCTGGCCCAAGGACGCCACCTTCGCAGGCTGGCACACCCGGTTGCCCGACGGATTCACCATGACGGTCAAGACGCACCGCGGCCTGAGTCACTACCGGCGACTCAACAACCCCGAACCCTGGATCGACCGGCTGGAGCGCTGCCAGCGGGCGCTCGGTGACACACGGGAGGCGGTGCTGGTCCAACTGCATCCCGACCTCGAACGCGACGACGCCCGTCTGGCCCACTTCCTGTCGCTGATCCCCGACTGGATTCGGGTGGCCCTCGAGATGCGTCACCCGTCGTGGGACGACCCGCGTGTCTACGAGCTCCTGGAGCGCCACCACGCCGCCTACGTGGTGATCAGCGGACCCGGTATGCCTTGCGTGCTGCGCGCCACGACCGATCTGGTCTACGTGCGCATGCACGGCCCCGACAGCGCGCCCATCTATGCCGGGGACTACACCGAGGCCGACCTGAATTGGTGGGCCGACCGGATTCGGGAATGGCAGGACCAGCACCGGCGGGTGCTGGTCTATTTCAACAACGACGGGCAGGGTCACGCCGTCTGGAACGCGCTGCGGCTGCGGGAACTACTCGGCGGGTGA
- a CDS encoding rhomboid-like protein, whose product MHDGLEPPSPVLPTRRGWPGRVVHFIGTAPVTFGWLAVLFLTTIAQHLLPRWHLLELLRKDSTNLHHLASDPIRVLITSLLWLDGAAWWPYLVGFCLFLAPAERWLGRLRFVIAGLIAHIVATYASEGYLYWQIQEALISPRYLNARDIGVSYFAVGIVGLLTYHIARPWRWLYLFIVLAYCVGAVAITPTFTPVGHLVALFVGFACYPLARGRPGSPVDPMRLLELWRFRHPPTPVA is encoded by the coding sequence GTGCACGACGGCCTCGAACCCCCCTCGCCGGTCCTGCCGACCCGGCGCGGCTGGCCCGGCCGAGTCGTGCACTTCATCGGCACCGCACCGGTGACATTCGGCTGGCTGGCCGTGCTGTTCCTGACGACGATCGCCCAGCATCTCCTCCCCCGCTGGCACCTGCTGGAGCTGCTGCGCAAAGACTCGACGAACCTCCACCACCTGGCGTCCGACCCGATCCGGGTGCTCATCACCAGCCTGCTGTGGCTAGACGGCGCGGCGTGGTGGCCGTACCTGGTGGGGTTCTGTCTCTTCCTGGCCCCGGCCGAACGCTGGCTGGGGCGCCTGCGCTTCGTGATCGCCGGGCTGATCGCCCACATCGTCGCCACCTACGCCAGTGAGGGCTATCTGTACTGGCAGATCCAGGAGGCGCTGATCTCACCGCGCTACCTCAACGCCCGCGACATCGGCGTCAGCTACTTCGCCGTCGGCATCGTCGGACTGCTGACCTATCACATCGCACGCCCGTGGCGCTGGCTGTACCTCTTCATCGTGCTCGCCTATTGCGTGGGCGCGGTGGCGATCACGCCGACATTCACCCCGGTCGGACACCTGGTTGCGCTGTTCGTCGGATTCGCCTGCTACCCGCTGGCCCGCGGCCGTCCCGGCTCACCGGTGGATCCGATGCGGCTCCTGGAGCTTTGGCGCTTCCGCCATCCACCGACACCGGTTGCGTAA
- a CDS encoding SHOCT domain-containing protein, with amino-acid sequence MWRTIATLSALWWVLIAAPALVATRMLDHAGATSAKGWVLGVWLGGYVAQFVVFLAISRRSPRPALLGWVIASTVPWAADWTTPLSVWWLVLWSVVVIGYAAWLVVAVSRVDQLRSAGVAAAGVVLEVIRPTFNVVVNKDACRRVLRLRVERFDGATPYEAQVAATFTLGELPEADDRVAVRIDPARPQLIELIADEPIVRAAPQPDDLPPELAERLQTLKTMRDRGDLTDTEFATARQRLLESPAE; translated from the coding sequence ATGTGGCGGACCATAGCGACACTGTCGGCACTGTGGTGGGTGCTGATCGCCGCCCCGGCGCTGGTCGCCACCCGGATGCTCGACCACGCCGGCGCCACCTCGGCCAAAGGCTGGGTGCTCGGTGTCTGGCTCGGCGGTTACGTCGCGCAGTTCGTTGTGTTCCTGGCGATTTCACGCCGGTCGCCGCGTCCGGCGTTGCTCGGCTGGGTGATCGCCTCGACGGTGCCATGGGCTGCCGACTGGACGACCCCGCTCTCGGTGTGGTGGCTGGTGCTGTGGAGCGTGGTCGTCATCGGCTATGCGGCGTGGCTGGTTGTCGCGGTGTCTCGGGTCGATCAGCTGCGCAGCGCCGGGGTGGCCGCCGCCGGTGTCGTGCTGGAGGTCATCAGGCCGACGTTCAACGTGGTGGTCAACAAGGATGCCTGCCGCCGCGTGTTGCGGCTGCGCGTCGAACGCTTCGACGGCGCAACACCTTACGAGGCCCAAGTGGCGGCGACCTTCACCTTGGGTGAGTTGCCCGAGGCCGACGACCGGGTGGCGGTGCGGATCGATCCGGCCCGCCCGCAGCTCATCGAACTCATCGCGGACGAGCCAATCGTGCGGGCTGCGCCGCAACCGGACGACCTGCCGCCCGAACTGGCCGAGCGGCTGCAGACGTTGAAGACCATGCGCGACCGCGGCGACCTTACCGACACCGAATTCGCCACGGCGCGACAAAGACTGCTCGAATCACCCGCCGAGTAG
- a CDS encoding DUF1810 domain-containing protein has product MDPFELRRFVDAQDRVYDQVLAELRAGAKRSHWIWFIFPQLGALGNSSTAKRFGISSLAEAQAYLAHPVLGSRLHECARLVLAIEGSAIDEIFGWPDNLKVCSSMTLFEQATDDNADFVAVLDKFYGGERDTRTLELL; this is encoded by the coding sequence ATGGACCCGTTCGAGCTGCGTCGCTTCGTCGACGCCCAGGACCGCGTGTACGACCAGGTGCTCGCCGAGCTGCGGGCCGGGGCTAAGCGCAGCCACTGGATCTGGTTCATCTTCCCTCAGCTCGGCGCACTCGGAAATAGTTCCACCGCAAAGCGTTTCGGCATCTCATCGCTCGCCGAGGCGCAGGCCTACCTGGCGCATCCAGTGCTCGGGTCACGGCTGCACGAGTGTGCGCGCCTGGTCCTGGCGATCGAGGGCAGCGCGATAGACGAGATCTTCGGCTGGCCCGACAATCTCAAGGTGTGCTCGTCGATGACGCTGTTCGAGCAGGCCACCGATGACAACGCCGACTTCGTGGCGGTGCTTGACAAGTTCTACGGCGGCGAGCGGGATACCCGCACGCTCGAGCTGCTATAG
- a CDS encoding endonuclease, giving the protein MDDAEARRLIQRLRQHAGRTYAAEAGITLRDTPMPLFQLLVLCMLASKPIDAGIAMQAARELFRAGLRTPRAVMAANRQTMIDAFARANYVRYDESSASRLTELATRVNDDYRNDLRTLARITKPEVKNAKQALKQFTGIGDTGSDIFLREVQDVWPWVRPFFDKRSLDSAEQLGLPRDPDKLAALTGRAIAPLAAGLVRVSLDDDVRQRIAG; this is encoded by the coding sequence ATGGATGATGCGGAGGCCAGGCGCCTCATTCAGCGTCTGCGTCAGCACGCGGGCAGAACCTATGCCGCGGAAGCGGGAATCACCTTGCGGGACACGCCGATGCCGCTGTTCCAGCTGTTGGTGCTGTGCATGCTGGCCAGTAAACCGATTGATGCCGGGATCGCTATGCAGGCCGCGCGGGAGCTGTTCCGGGCCGGACTGCGCACACCGCGCGCGGTGATGGCGGCCAACCGGCAGACCATGATCGACGCGTTCGCCCGGGCCAACTACGTGCGCTACGACGAGAGTTCCGCGTCACGGTTGACCGAACTCGCGACCAGGGTCAACGACGACTACCGCAACGACCTGCGCACGCTGGCCCGCATCACCAAACCCGAAGTGAAGAACGCCAAGCAGGCGCTCAAGCAGTTCACCGGAATCGGGGACACCGGATCGGACATCTTCCTGCGGGAGGTCCAGGACGTCTGGCCGTGGGTGCGGCCCTTCTTCGACAAACGCTCACTGGACAGCGCCGAGCAACTCGGTCTCCCCCGCGACCCCGACAAGCTGGCCGCCCTCACCGGCCGTGCGATCGCGCCGCTTGCCGCGGGGCTGGTGCGGGTCTCCCTCGACGACGACGTGCGGCAGCGCATCGCCGGCTGA
- the lon gene encoding endopeptidase La — protein sequence MAEAKSVPVLFVSEPIVLPGMVVPIELDDAARAAVDAAQATPTGKLLIAPRLDDRYPTYGVIASIVQVGRIPGGGAAAVVRGESRAHIGSGTTGPGAALWVEVDEITAAEPTEDTTALAAEYKKLLLAMLQRREAWQIVDVVNKITDPSALADTAGYASYLSDVQKRQLLETEDVAARLQVLIDWTSEHLAEVEVSDKISQDVREGMEKTQKEFLLRQQLNAIRKELGEGEPDGSDDYRARVEAADLPDKVREAALREVGKLERSSEQSPEGGWIRTWLDTVLDLPWNTRTEDSTDLKAARDILDADHHGLDDVKDRIVEYLAVRSRRAQRGLQVVGGRGSGAVMVLAGPPGVGKTSLGESVARALGRKFVRVALGGVRDEAEIRGHRRTYVGALPGRIVRAIGEAGSMNPVVLLDEIDKVGSDYRGDPSAALLEVLDPAQNHTFRDHYLDLDLDLSDVVFLATANVIENIPSALLDRMELVQIDGYTEDDKVAIAREYLLPRQRDRAALTPEEVTVTDAALRKIAADYTREPGVRQFERLLAKALRKATTKLDANPDPIVIDEPDLVGYLGRPRFTPESAERTAVPGVATGLAVTGLGGDVLYIEAGSTDGEPSVQLTGQLGDVMKESAQIALSYVRSHAEQLGVDPAALNRKIHVHVPAGAVPKDGPSAGVTMVTALVSMATGRQVRSDVGMTGEVTLNGRVLPIGGVKQKLLAAQRAGLSTVFIPQRNEADLDDVPAEVLEALTVKPMTDVADIVAQALEPATEAATAAA from the coding sequence ATGGCTGAAGCCAAATCTGTGCCGGTCCTGTTTGTCAGCGAGCCGATCGTGCTGCCGGGAATGGTGGTGCCGATCGAACTCGACGACGCCGCGCGTGCCGCGGTGGACGCGGCGCAGGCCACCCCGACCGGCAAGCTCTTGATCGCCCCGCGCCTGGACGATCGCTACCCCACCTATGGCGTCATCGCGTCGATCGTGCAGGTGGGCCGCATTCCCGGTGGCGGCGCCGCGGCCGTCGTGCGCGGTGAGAGCCGCGCCCACATCGGCTCCGGAACCACCGGGCCGGGTGCGGCGCTATGGGTCGAGGTCGACGAGATAACCGCCGCCGAGCCCACCGAGGACACCACGGCGCTGGCCGCGGAGTACAAGAAACTGCTGCTGGCGATGCTGCAACGCCGCGAGGCCTGGCAGATCGTCGACGTGGTCAACAAGATCACCGACCCGTCGGCGCTCGCCGACACCGCCGGCTACGCGTCCTATCTGTCCGACGTCCAGAAGCGTCAGCTGCTGGAGACCGAAGACGTGGCCGCCCGCCTGCAGGTGCTGATCGACTGGACCTCCGAGCATCTGGCCGAGGTCGAGGTCAGCGACAAGATCTCGCAGGACGTCCGGGAAGGCATGGAGAAGACGCAGAAGGAGTTCCTGCTGCGCCAACAGCTCAACGCCATCCGCAAGGAACTCGGCGAGGGCGAGCCCGACGGATCCGACGATTACCGGGCCCGTGTCGAGGCGGCCGACCTGCCGGACAAGGTCCGGGAGGCCGCGTTGCGCGAGGTCGGCAAGCTGGAACGCTCCAGCGAGCAGAGCCCGGAAGGCGGCTGGATCCGCACCTGGCTCGACACCGTCCTGGACCTGCCGTGGAACACCCGTACCGAGGACTCGACCGACCTGAAGGCGGCCCGCGACATCCTCGATGCCGACCACCACGGGCTGGATGACGTCAAGGACCGCATCGTCGAGTACCTGGCCGTGCGCTCCCGTCGCGCCCAGCGCGGGCTGCAGGTCGTCGGCGGCCGCGGCTCCGGTGCCGTGATGGTGCTGGCCGGCCCTCCCGGCGTCGGCAAGACGTCACTGGGTGAATCGGTGGCACGGGCGTTGGGCCGCAAGTTCGTTCGCGTCGCCCTGGGCGGCGTGCGTGACGAGGCCGAGATCCGCGGGCACCGGCGTACCTACGTGGGCGCACTGCCCGGCCGGATCGTCCGGGCCATCGGCGAGGCCGGTTCGATGAACCCGGTCGTGCTGCTCGACGAGATCGACAAGGTCGGCTCCGACTACCGGGGCGATCCATCGGCCGCGCTGTTGGAGGTCCTGGACCCCGCACAGAACCACACGTTCCGCGACCACTACCTGGACCTGGACCTGGACCTGTCCGACGTGGTGTTCCTGGCGACGGCCAACGTGATCGAGAACATCCCTTCGGCCCTGCTGGACCGCATGGAGTTGGTGCAGATCGACGGCTACACCGAGGACGACAAGGTGGCCATCGCGCGCGAATACCTGCTGCCCCGGCAGCGCGACCGCGCGGCGCTGACCCCCGAGGAGGTCACGGTCACCGACGCGGCGCTGCGCAAGATCGCCGCGGACTACACCCGGGAGCCCGGTGTGCGCCAGTTCGAGAGGCTGCTGGCCAAGGCGTTGCGTAAGGCGACGACCAAACTAGATGCCAACCCGGATCCAATCGTGATCGATGAGCCGGATCTGGTTGGCTACCTTGGCCGTCCGCGCTTCACCCCGGAATCGGCGGAACGCACCGCCGTGCCGGGCGTGGCGACCGGACTGGCGGTGACGGGGCTGGGCGGCGATGTGCTCTACATCGAAGCCGGCTCGACCGACGGTGAGCCGAGCGTTCAGCTGACCGGTCAGCTGGGTGACGTGATGAAGGAGTCGGCGCAGATCGCGCTGTCCTACGTCCGTAGCCACGCCGAGCAGCTGGGTGTGGATCCGGCGGCGCTGAACCGCAAGATCCACGTGCACGTGCCGGCCGGCGCGGTGCCCAAGGACGGTCCGTCCGCCGGCGTCACGATGGTCACCGCGCTGGTGTCCATGGCCACCGGACGGCAGGTCCGCTCCGACGTCGGGATGACCGGCGAGGTCACCCTGAACGGGCGGGTGCTGCCCATCGGCGGCGTCAAGCAGAAGCTGCTGGCCGCGCAACGGGCCGGTCTGTCAACGGTTTTCATCCCGCAGCGCAACGAGGCCGACCTGGACGACGTCCCGGCCGAGGTGCTCGAGGCGCTGACCGTGAAGCCGATGACGGACGTCGCCGACATCGTCGCGCAGGCGCTGGAGCCGGCCACCGAGGCAGCCACCGCTGCGGCCTGA
- a CDS encoding TfoX/Sxy family protein — MAYDEDLANRLRELLATEHGVDEKRMFGGVAFLINGNMAVCASGQGGLMVRVPPEDTAALLERDHTAPMIMAGRETRGWIRIGDDGVRTKRQLQSWATRGVDYAKSLPPK; from the coding sequence ATGGCCTACGACGAGGATCTCGCCAACCGGCTGCGCGAACTGCTCGCGACCGAACACGGCGTCGACGAGAAGCGGATGTTCGGCGGGGTGGCGTTCCTGATCAACGGCAACATGGCCGTGTGCGCCAGCGGTCAGGGCGGCTTGATGGTGCGGGTACCGCCAGAGGACACCGCCGCCCTGCTGGAACGAGACCACACCGCACCGATGATCATGGCGGGGCGCGAAACTCGCGGCTGGATCAGGATCGGCGACGACGGTGTGCGAACGAAACGTCAGCTGCAGAGCTGGGCCACCCGCGGCGTCGACTACGCGAAATCCCTGCCACCGAAGTAG
- a CDS encoding esterase family protein has protein sequence MKIVDKMRGTWLRRVAAAFVAALALPGLIGVVGGSATSAAFSKPGLPVLYLDVPSAAMGRNIRIQFQGGGPHAVYLLDGLRAQDDYNGWDINTPAFEWLYGSGLSTVMPVGGQSSFYTDWYQPSQGNGQNYTYKWETFMTQELPAYLAANYGVDPNGNAVVGLSMAGSASLTYSIYYPQKYTYAASLSGFLNPSEGWWPMLIGLAMNDAGGFNAQSMWGPSSDPAWRRNDPMVNINQLVANNTRIWIYCGTGTPSDLDTSGGGGNLMAAQFLEGFTLRTNKTFMDNYLAAGGRNGVFNFPANGTHSWGYWGQQLQQMIPDMQRVLGATPSAG, from the coding sequence ATGAAGATCGTCGATAAGATGCGAGGCACTTGGTTGCGCCGCGTGGCCGCAGCCTTCGTGGCCGCACTCGCTCTGCCCGGCCTGATCGGTGTCGTCGGCGGGTCGGCGACCTCGGCCGCCTTCTCCAAGCCCGGACTCCCGGTTCTCTACCTCGATGTCCCGTCCGCCGCGATGGGACGCAATATCCGAATCCAATTCCAGGGCGGTGGCCCGCACGCGGTGTACCTGCTCGACGGCCTGCGCGCCCAGGACGACTACAACGGCTGGGACATCAACACCCCGGCGTTCGAGTGGCTGTACGGCTCGGGCCTGTCGACCGTCATGCCGGTCGGCGGACAGTCCAGCTTCTACACCGACTGGTACCAGCCGTCGCAGGGCAACGGGCAGAACTACACCTACAAGTGGGAAACGTTCATGACCCAGGAGCTGCCGGCGTACCTGGCCGCCAACTACGGGGTCGACCCGAACGGCAATGCTGTCGTCGGTCTGTCGATGGCCGGTAGCGCATCGCTGACCTACTCGATCTACTACCCGCAGAAGTACACCTACGCCGCATCGCTGTCCGGCTTCCTGAACCCCTCCGAGGGCTGGTGGCCGATGCTGATCGGTCTGGCGATGAACGACGCGGGCGGGTTCAACGCGCAGAGCATGTGGGGTCCGTCGTCTGACCCGGCGTGGCGCCGCAACGACCCGATGGTCAACATCAACCAGCTGGTCGCCAACAACACCCGGATCTGGATCTACTGCGGCACCGGTACGCCGTCGGATCTCGACACCTCCGGTGGCGGCGGCAACCTGATGGCCGCTCAGTTCCTCGAAGGCTTCACGTTGCGCACCAACAAGACCTTCATGGACAACTACCTCGCGGCTGGTGGACGCAACGGCGTGTTCAACTTCCCCGCGAACGGCACGCACAGCTGGGGCTACTGGGGACAGCAGCTGCAGCAGATGATCCCGGACATGCAGCGGGTTCTGGGAGCAACTCCTTCCGCCGGCTGA
- a CDS encoding alpha-amylase family glycosyl hydrolase — MSDWVRHAIWWHVYPLGFVGAFPAAEPPGAHEHRLRRLVDWLDHAVELGASGIALGPVFASRTHGYDTTDHFRIDPRLGDDDDFDHLVSEAHQRGLRVLLDGVFNHVGTEFERYLRAVDGSDPEARSWFRGRPGHFHTFEGHGELITLNHKSPAVVDYTVDVMTHWLARGADGWRLDAAYAVPESFWAQVLPRVREAHPDAWFVAEVIHGDYAAFVDGSGVDSVTQYELWKAIWSSLNDGNFHELDWALQRHNDFLARFAPLTFVGNHDVTRIASKLDRPEQVAHALVLLFTTGGVPSVYAGDELGYRGVKEERAGGDDAVRPEFGAPPVPLDAAGRETWNLHQYLIGLRRRNPWLYDAKTTALQVDNRGYAYETRNGDDALIVALNIDDAPMTLPVASLIGGQAQLVGGTAAPPEEIVDEVVVPPQGWLVLRPL; from the coding sequence ATGAGCGACTGGGTGCGCCACGCGATCTGGTGGCACGTCTATCCGCTCGGTTTCGTCGGCGCCTTCCCCGCCGCCGAGCCGCCCGGCGCGCACGAGCACCGGCTCCGCCGCCTCGTCGACTGGCTCGATCATGCCGTCGAACTCGGCGCATCGGGAATCGCGCTGGGTCCCGTCTTCGCCTCCCGCACCCACGGGTACGACACCACCGATCACTTCCGCATCGACCCGCGACTCGGTGACGACGACGACTTCGATCACCTTGTCTCCGAAGCACATCAGCGCGGACTGCGGGTCCTGCTCGACGGTGTGTTCAACCATGTGGGAACGGAATTCGAGCGTTACCTACGTGCCGTCGATGGCAGTGACCCCGAAGCGCGGTCGTGGTTTCGCGGCCGCCCCGGCCACTTCCACACCTTCGAGGGACACGGCGAGCTCATCACCCTCAACCACAAGAGCCCGGCCGTCGTCGATTACACCGTCGACGTCATGACCCACTGGCTGGCCCGGGGCGCCGACGGCTGGCGACTCGATGCCGCGTATGCGGTACCGGAGTCGTTCTGGGCCCAGGTGCTCCCCCGGGTCCGCGAAGCCCATCCCGACGCCTGGTTCGTCGCCGAGGTGATCCACGGCGACTACGCCGCGTTCGTCGACGGCTCCGGCGTCGACTCGGTGACCCAGTACGAACTATGGAAGGCGATCTGGAGCAGCCTCAACGACGGCAACTTCCACGAGTTGGACTGGGCGCTGCAGCGCCACAACGACTTCCTGGCCAGATTCGCGCCGCTGACGTTCGTCGGCAACCACGACGTCACCCGGATCGCCAGCAAGCTGGACCGCCCCGAGCAGGTGGCCCACGCGCTGGTGCTGTTGTTCACCACCGGCGGTGTCCCCAGCGTCTACGCCGGTGACGAACTCGGCTACCGCGGCGTCAAGGAAGAACGGGCCGGCGGCGACGACGCGGTACGTCCCGAGTTCGGGGCGCCACCCGTCCCGCTGGACGCCGCGGGTCGCGAGACATGGAATCTGCACCAGTACCTCATCGGCCTGCGCCGGCGCAATCCCTGGCTGTACGACGCGAAAACCACAGCGCTGCAAGTGGACAACCGCGGCTATGCCTACGAGACCCGCAACGGTGACGATGCCCTGATCGTCGCGCTCAACATCGACGACGCGCCGATGACGCTGCCGGTCGCCTCGCTCATCGGCGGGCAGGCTCAGCTGGTGGGCGGCACGGCGGCACCGCCCGAAGAGATCGTCGACGAGGTGGTGGTCCCGCCGCAGGGCTGGCTGGTGCTGCGCCCGCTATAG